From the Polaribacter huanghezhanensis genome, the window GATAACAGTTACAAAGCATTACGTCCGTTTTTTAATTTGTTTTCTGATGTGTTAACCACCAATTTAAACGGAGAAAATATTATTTAATGAAGCAGGCATTCGAATTTTATAAACCAATTACTTTTAAATAAGCTTCAGGTGTTAAAACAGCTAGTTTACTCTTTTTATAGTCTTTTATATTTCTTGTTAGAATAATTTTAATCTGTCCATTTTCTATTGCCGAAAAATTTTGTAGCGCATCTTCAAAATCTTTAAATTCAGAATTCAGTGCATTTATTACAGTGGTTTTATCCATTTTTATGACATCAATAAAAGTAAGAAGTTGTTTTATTTTTTCAACTACAAATGCATGTTTGGCTGTTTTTCTAAGCAAATAGTATATGTTTGAGATAATTACTGGAGTTGTAAATCCTTTTATTTCTTTTTCTGTACAAAGATTTAAAATTTGGGCCGAATATTCTGCAAATGGTTTTCTGTCAAAGAAGAAATCTAGAAGAACGTCTGTATCGATTAGAACTCTATCCATTTATAAATATTTTTTTTCCACTCTCTCCTTAAGCTCTTTTTTATAATCCATGTTTTTTGGCATTTTAAAAGAACCTTTTAATGATTCAACTGCTGGATTCAGTTTTTTGCTTTTAGGATGCTGATCTTTGGTAATCATTTTTAAATAGTTTTCTATAATATCTGACAAACTTCTATTTTGTTCTTTCGCATAGCTTTTTGCTCTTTCAATGATTTCTCCTTGTATCGTTAATGTTAATTTTGTGCTCATAATAATATGTATATAAGATGCCAAACACAAAATTACAAAATAATTTTATAACACGTGTGTTTTATTTTATTTTTACACGTGTAATAGGTTTTTAATTTGTTTTCTGATGTGTTGACGACCAATCTAAACGGAGAATCGTTGATTTAAGAACGGTCTAGTAGTATAAGAATAGAGCGGATTAAAATGCACTTACTTTTTGGTTAAACACAGACCTTTTTAATATTCACTTACTTTGGTTTAGCGATTAAACCGCTATTATTTTTATACATTGTTGTGCGGTCGTGCTTTATTTGATAAGGTTAAATTCAGTGTCATTTAAATAATCATTTTTATTTTTTACCATTTTTTTAATTTCAGAAAGTGTAGCATGATTAATTCTCCCATCCAACCATTGGAGTCTTTGACTAAAATTTTCTATTACTTCATTGTACAATTGAAAGCATTCTCTTTTTCCATTTTCAAAATTTCCGGTATTTATTATATTATCTTTAAATAGAGTAAATTCACTATTATAGTCATAATTTATTTTTTTTGTTTTTATATCTTCTATCGATAGGTTTAAATTTTTTGCTTCTTGAATTTTTGCTTTTTTCTTTATATCCCTGACTAGCTTTTTTTCACTATCTAGTGGGTTTGAAAAAAATCGTTCAAAAACTTCAAACATTTTAAAATAAGATTTTATCCAATTTTCTTTTTGCGTAGACTCGTCCATATTTAACAAACTAAACTCAAGTCTTGCTTTAAATTCAAGTTCAAACGCAGCTAAATGACATTTTGACCAAAAACCAGAACATTCATCTGTTATAACATTATACTTTGTTTTATTTCGTTTTTGGAATTTTAAATGTTTTGACTCATGAATTGAAATTATAGATAGTTTTTCTTCCTCTTTCCAATTAGCCATTCTGTCTTTTGTGTCAAACATTGTTATATCAATTTTAACACCTTGAGTAATGTTGTTCCAACCTCCCTTGTAATATGTTCTGCCATGATCTGTTGTTTTCTTTTGGCTTTCATTCAAATCGTATAGTTGTTCATTACTTAAACTAATTTCAAGCATTGGTTTGTTCTTCCTTTTGTAATTATCCTTACAGCATTTATTAAATTTATCAATTGTTTTTAAACCTATTGGTGTTTTTTTTAACACCATAAGTAGATTATTTGGTATTAAAGTACAAGGTGAATCAATTTCACCTTTAGGATTAACAATTTTATCGCTAAAATTAACTTTTGGAAATGCTTCTATTAAAAAACTCATAATTCTAAATTTTTATTCTTCACATTTAATTGGATAACATGGCAAGCAGCCTCCTTCTTCTCGCAGCCAAGTCAAAGAAGTAGGTACAGTATATTTCCAAGGTGCTCCTATAAATATTGCTCCTGTTGACCATGGCAATTCTCTTTCGTCATATATTTCATCGAACTCTTTTCCATTTCCACCACAGCAACAGTCTATTTCTAAGTCTCTATCCAAAGTGAATTTTACGACATCGTTAGTTGCATCTACTTCATCAATTGAAACAATACGATAGGTAACGCAATTAATATTAATTTCTCTATTTAGGTCAATTTTCGCCTTATCTGGGTCGAAAGAGTATGTGCCTAAAGAATTGCCTGTAATCGGGTCAAAATCTTCAGAGTAATAATCTAAGTTATCAAACAATTTAATTTCATCTTTCCTTAAAGAAGTGTCCCATTTAATATGCCCTTTTCTGTCGGCATTGTAATTGTTTTTACTTTCTTTAATTTCTTGGTGAATTGGTAGGAATCCTATACCTAAAATTGGAGCTTCTTCACCACACCAAAGCTGTTTGGTTTGTAAATAGCAGTTAACCATCTCCTCAAATCCTGGACGAACTGAAATTGTAATACGTGCGAAACCTGCCTGTAAAAATCTAGTAAATAAATAGTTGTCAGCTTCTTCTTTTAATTTATCTTCCCAAGAACATTTTCTTCCCCAAAAATATGGATAAAGCATGTAGTTCATAAATTGCCACTCAAATGCTTGTTCAAAGAAACGAACAAATTCTCCTTCTTTTTTAGTTTCAGGCAAATCCATTTGAGGAAACCCACAATCTTTTACCTTTCCTTTCAAGGCATCGTTATCATCAAAGAACTGGCAAGTAATATATGAAATTGCAGCCTGTTTCAGTTGCATTTTCATCATTTCAGAAAGAATGAAAGGGTTTTTATTAAAGTAATTTTCTTTCTGCTTCTTAAACTCTGCTAATGCTCTGTTATATTCATCAAGTTCTGTTTGGTACTTATCCATAAGTAGTTTATGAACTTCTAATTGCCATGAAAAATTATCTATTGAGTCTGGTTCAAACCATACTCTAACACTAACTTCAAATTTATTTAAGGCTAAACCAATCAAAGTCAATGTAGCCGAACCTCTAGCACTACAAGTATCAGAAGGGTCAAAATAATCATCTTGGTTTTTTATTCCTTCCGACTTTTGTATCATGCCACCAGCAAATGTTATTCTCAACCTATGGTGAGTCGCACCAAACCTTGGAGTGAGTTTTGGAGTGTCCATTTCAATTTTGGTGGCTGTATATCCCTCAGGGATTTGAATATTATCTGTTTCACTCCAATGTTTATCATTGGGGTCTTTTTTATATGTAGGTATATTATGCCAATATCCTTTTGGTTGCTCTTTCGGTTGTTCCAATTCCGAAAAGCCATAACATTGTACATAATCTAACCAATCATCTTTAGTTGTTCCTATTTCATCAATATTTATACAAGGTTTTTTAGGTTGCTTATGTTTGAATTGTTTTTCTACCAGTCTTTTTAAAAGTTCGGAAGGTTCAGGTATATAGAAGTCAAGCATACTTCGCATTCCATGGCTATATACCTGTGCTTTTCTTGTTTGATTTACAAAGTAGAACTGTCTAGAAACATCTTCAGTTGTACCTATTAAAGTTGAAGTATTTGTTATTTCCGTTTCCTTATGGAGGGTCAGTTGTGTGGTTGTTTTTACGTTTTGCTCAAGACGAGAAGTCATTCTTTCTATTATATCTTTTGACTTATCTTGAACAATTTTATTTGTTCGGTCTCGATTTCGCTTAAAATCAAAACTACCTTCAACAAAATACCCAGGACCATCTTTTTTACCACTTGCGTAATTTGCACCAGCATGGACTTTTGTTTCGTCCTTTATAATATCTTCAATCGTTTTACTAATACTTGATTTGTCAGTTACTTCTAAAAATTTTTCTTCAAACTTTTTTGTTTCATCTATAGTTTCTGTATAATTGATTTCTTTTTCTAGATTTCGGTGAACTCTTTCTTGAGTTTCGCCTTTAACAATATTCTTTATGTAAGAAATATCACCTAGCTCATATTTACAAACCTCATCTCTTACCACAAATAATTCTGCTATGTAGGGTTTAATTTTTACACAGCAAGGATTTTGTTCTACACATTCATCATTGCATTTACATTCACAATCCTCATTTTCTTCTTTCTCTTTACATCTGCATTCTTTTTCTTCCTTCTCTTGATTTGGGTTTTCTATTAGAATTGGTAATGGCTTCTTTGTTTGCCTAGAGCAAGGGTCTATTTCGAAAATGCAAGAGTCTATAATAAGCGGTTTATCGAAATGCTTATCAATATTTAAACGGATTTTATCTTTACCTACCAAATAAGTTGTTTCCAAAAGATTAAGAGTTTGAATCGCTCTTGGTAAGTTAAAATCTCTTCTTACTTTAACATCTACTTGCGTACTCGCTAAAAGCTGGTCATTAAGGTTTGTAATTAGATTGAAAAATGGAGATTTCTCATTGTAACATCCATCTTCTTTTATTTCTTTACCAAACTCGTTTGGCATTTTTCTTAAGTCAATTTGTTTGGTAAACTCTTTTATATCAAAACCAGTAAAACCGTTATATTCTGCATACTTGATTATTGGAGTAATGTCTTTTGGCATTTGGCTAAACTTCTTTATAGCTGTTTCGCTATTCAAAAAGTTTTCCATTTCTTTATTTAGTGCTTCGTATTCTTTACGTTCACATAAAGTAAGCCAGCCCCTATATCTTTCAGATAGCAAGTTTTCGGAATGAGTTTTAATTCCTGTTTTGTCAATTTCTTTAGGAGAAAGTTCATCAGGAGAGCGAAGTGCAGTAAA encodes:
- a CDS encoding DUF6364 family protein; the protein is MSTKLTLTIQGEIIERAKSYAKEQNRSLSDIIENYLKMITKDQHPKSKKLNPAVESLKGSFKMPKNMDYKKELKERVEKKYL
- a CDS encoding type II toxin-antitoxin system VapC family toxin, giving the protein MDRVLIDTDVLLDFFFDRKPFAEYSAQILNLCTEKEIKGFTTPVIISNIYYLLRKTAKHAFVVEKIKQLLTFIDVIKMDKTTVINALNSEFKDFEDALQNFSAIENGQIKIILTRNIKDYKKSKLAVLTPEAYLKVIGL